The DNA sequence tcaatttcttcattttcacatGTCTCTTTCAGTTCCTTCTTGTTCTGAAACTGTTTATCTTGTTCAAGGATgactatattttctcttttgccAGTCATATTTTCCTCAGGACTATCCAGATTAAAGGTCTCATTTGATCTTTCAAATTTTTCCAGCATCACAGAACCTTTCACCCTTTGCTCAACCTCTGCAACTCCAAGAGCAAAAGCTTCTCTTTgaatttttccattttctttcatcttagACTGCTTGAGCTTTCTCAAACTCAGTTGTTGCTGTTCATCCTCTTTgagttttttctcattttcaataTGTTTTGTGCTCTGCTGAACTTCATTTAGCAGTTGTCTATCAACCTTTTTTGGTTTCTCACCCTCCACTCGTTTAAGCTCCCTGCATTGTGTCTCGGGCATGTCTTTTAAGCTTCCTGATTGGTCAACTTTAGGTACTTTCTTGTCAGTTTTTCCATGCGAGCGAACAATTCTTGCCTTCTCACTCATTTCAAGCTCAAAGATATCCACCATTTCCTCATTCTTCACATTTTCTCTCTGCCTGCATTCCTCATTAGATGATTTAGATTTCTTAATGATTTTTCCCTGTTCATAAGCCCCATTTCCTGCTTTAGATTTCTTCTTGCTTTCCTCAATGTTAAAtgcttctctttctttcttgccATGCTCATGTATTCTGGTATCTTGTACCAAACTCTTTGTACTACTATGATTTATGGGCTGAATTAACTTTCCAGATTCTTCTGTTCCCACCAATTCAAAAAATTCAGTTGCTTCTTTCCATGTCCCAACTCCAGTACTTCTATCTGATTCTTGAGATGACCTGGATTCCTTGATGTGCTTTTCCTCAAACATTTGTAGAAGTCTTTCCTCTTCTAACGATTCAAGAGTTTCTGGGGCAGCCTTCCTAGTTTTCTGCCTTTCATCTGTGGCAGAAACTTTATTTTTGCCAATTCTCTGATCACAAGTCGCCTGCATTCCCTCGTCATTCAAACTATTAAATCTAGTTATATTCACACTCACCTTtgcttcattattttttacatcATAACTTGAATGTACATTGCTTTGGAAAACCCCTTTCTTCCTCTCCTTTAATTCTTTGGCACTCCTAGGTTTTGCTTCCGGTCTGTGCATGACTTCTTTGACAGCAGCAGCAGATGAATTCATATCAACCTCCACATCAAGGAAGGGTGGCGAAGTGTCACCTAGAGTCTCTTCAGAATCAACCCACTCATTGTTTGAATGAAATCTACTAGTGAGCTCCTGTATTGCATCCAATGCAGGTGGTGGCCGAGAAGGGGGTGGCACTTGAGAGGCTAGAGTTCTGAGGCTGATGTCAGACACAGTTACGAATGTCTCACTGGAATGAGAACCATTTCTGTTGCATCCGTCATGCCAATCAAGATCACCACCAAGAACCAGTTCACCAGAATTAAAACTACCCGGTTGGGAATCCATTTTTCTCAGATGGTTTCTCTTTGTCTGCCTTGCATTATATTCCATGTCAAGGTCAACATCATCAACGACCTGTAAGGAAGGATCAGTCCTATGAAAGTGTGTGGTTTCATCAAATACATGAGTGAATTCAAGATCAGCACGCAGCTGACTTATATGACTTTTCCCCTTCGATATATCTTCATTGCTTGTACCATCAACCTTATGATACGAAATGTTGAACTCCGTACTTCCATCAAAAGGCCGCAAATGATCTCCATTTGACATACCTTGATTATTTCCAAAAAGCTCCAAGTCTCCAGAAAATGAGTGAGTTTCCACCGGTGACCTACAGATTATGAAAGAACACAATTACATCATTGCAATAATCGAATTCCAATCTcagtaaatttaaatatatatagaaacCAAAGATCAAATAATAggtataaagaaaacaaaatcacGCAACGAAGAACTTCTACAAGCACGcacaaaaatattgaaaagcAGACAAAAAGCATTTGgcatatacaaaaaaaagtccataTACCAAATATATCTGAAAATCCAAAGAATTCACCGTTTAATCGACGAAACCATAATTACCATTTACCATCCCTGTTTTAGTCAGGGGAGGGGAGTaagattaaaacttaaaaaaaaaagaaaaaacgcagcatcttcaaatttttctgtaaaaagaaaaaggaattttATCAGAGAAATAAACCATCGAATATTTGAATTGAACAATAACTCTAGTTCTTATGAAATAACCAGAAGCAGAACCATAGTTCCCGTTACTTCTAAGAAAATCTTCGCTTCAACGGCGAAACTAAAATCACACACTAACACTAAActgcaaaaacttaaaaaactcaaaaataaaaacaagttcGATACACTAACGGATCATGCATTTAATCAAACATTCAGAACCAGACGGTAAAGTGTAAACATTAAGAGCACGATCGCATTCATTCATAccagtcttcttcttcttcatcatcatcatcatcttcttcttcggAGACACCGTGGCGAAACAAGTCTTCATAGGAGAGCCAAAAGTCGAGGCCGTCGAAGCCACGGAAGATTTCGGAGTAGTCGCGCGCGGCGTTTCGGAAGTCGAAGAAGACCTCGCCGGCGGCGTCGAGCGCCGGAAGATCCAGCACCGGAATGGCGGAGGCGCGCGGCTCGTGGAAGCTGGCGAAAATCTCGCCGTAGTCCTCGAAGCACGGCGAGAGGGAGTGGTGGTGGCCGCCGGCGGTGAACTTCGCCGCTCCGCCGTAGACGTGGTCGTATAGAGTTTCGGCTGGGAAACCGCCGGTGCCGGCGGTGATTTTCTTGTCTGGAGGTTGCCGAGAATGCGCCACGCTTTCCATGAGAAGTAACGTTAGGGTTGTTGTGTTGTTGTTCTTACGCTTTGTCTCTATTCGCtcgcttctttttttttgcttcgtttgtttttttggtttctcTCTCTTGCGCGTTCTGGCTCTGTGTGAGTGCAGACTCTGTTCGGCGTCAGAGGAGGAGGACGACGAAACGAGAAAAAATGAGTGATGAAATTGAAAACGAATGGGAAAAGGTAATGACGCGAAATGACCAAACCagcctttctttttttggtaataaATTTGGTCTCCATTATTTCAACCAGCATAATCGAACTTAGAAATGATAACACTCCACTTTTTTTagccatatttcttttttctgtatAGCACATGTATATTCAAGGACTCCAATCCCAAAATATCtcttaagttaaaataatcttatattagttaatttatgCATTTGATGGTTTTTAACcatattattagttattaatat is a window from the Glycine max cultivar Williams 82 chromosome 2, Glycine_max_v4.0, whole genome shotgun sequence genome containing:
- the LOC100795978 gene encoding auxilin-like protein 1, with amino-acid sequence MESVAHSRQPPDKKITAGTGGFPAETLYDHVYGGAAKFTAGGHHHSLSPCFEDYGEIFASFHEPRASAIPVLDLPALDAAGEVFFDFRNAARDYSEIFRGFDGLDFWLSYEDLFRHGVSEEEDDDDDEEEEDWSPVETHSFSGDLELFGNNQGMSNGDHLRPFDGSTEFNISYHKVDGTSNEDISKGKSHISQLRADLEFTHVFDETTHFHRTDPSLQVVDDVDLDMEYNARQTKRNHLRKMDSQPGSFNSGELVLGGDLDWHDGCNRNGSHSSETFVTVSDISLRTLASQVPPPSRPPPALDAIQELTSRFHSNNEWVDSEETLGDTSPPFLDVEVDMNSSAAAVKEVMHRPEAKPRSAKELKERKKGVFQSNVHSSYDVKNNEAKVSVNITRFNSLNDEGMQATCDQRIGKNKVSATDERQKTRKAAPETLESLEEERLLQMFEEKHIKESRSSQESDRSTGVGTWKEATEFFELVGTEESGKLIQPINHSSTKSLVQDTRIHEHGKKEREAFNIEESKKKSKAGNGAYEQGKIIKKSKSSNEECRQRENVKNEEMVDIFELEMSEKARIVRSHGKTDKKVPKVDQSGSLKDMPETQCRELKRVEGEKPKKVDRQLLNEVQQSTKHIENEKKLKEDEQQQLSLRKLKQSKMKENGKIQREAFALGVAEVEQRVKGSVMLEKFERSNETFNLDSPEENMTGKRENIVILEQDKQFQNKKELKETCENEEIEKSLKGSFKLEENDEGLKHAPEQVQYEKGVQQDFELEMNEKITRVPFQQGENEAYERDQGKEKLGENYDGYRKGNRLKDVIDSKGVQKVLKQAPELEMYSGNEAQRKKEIESPSNQAFDREVIVAISHEDSHSKQSERMLKDADKNEKDKGLDKPLEQMEGGEGINMSFSKETNEAWKTESDENLLAAQSSSIHEENIRKPEVCQDPISDQEIEKTGSDCIVGGKKLEEVCVENLKDKGKKGASEMSQGEAEHSGKAASTATNVDGDEHSISCEMTRTEKTKTAPQMEFDPQSRERKIVTNGDYRRNTIAAEPATVQDPVNIQKPSQRSHVSHSTRSKEKILDETSASVDKDGERIRRERELEKDRLRKIEEEMERERERQKDRMAVDRAMLEAEREREREKDRIAVDKATLEARDRTFADARERAERAAFERATAEARQRALAEARERLEKACAEARDKTYADKAAAEARLKAERTAVERATAEARERAMEKVKVDRAAFESRERLERSVSDKFSVSFRNGGTQGSSSSDMLDPRCQNSTSFTHSRYPYSSVYGASSFSERSEREGESAQRCRARLERYRRTAERAAKALEEKNMRDLVAQKEQAERNRLAETLDTEVRRWSSGKEGNLRALLSTLQYILGPDSGWQPIPLTDVITSAAVKKAYRKATLCVHPDKLQQRGASIQNKYICEKVFDLLKEAWNKFNSEER